A window of Candidatus Effluviviaceae Genus I sp. genomic DNA:
TGCGGATCTACGATCCGGCGGGCCGTCTCGTCCGCGAGCTCGCGGACGGCGTGTTCGACCCCGGCAATCAGTTCATCGCGTGGGACGGGCGCGCCGCGGGCGGGACCCCAGCGGCCAGCGGCGTGTACTTCTGCAGGCTTGAGTCCGCAGGCACGGCGGCCTCCATGAAGCTCCTGTTCCTCAAGTAACGGCAATCCAGACGGCAAGTTACGGCGATCCGGGCGCGGCGGTGCCGCGCCCGGCCTCATCTGACGAGCGCCTTGACGTTCAGGCACGAGCGGAATAGAGTAGACACTGACTGTTCACTCGTTCACGCGCACGGAGCGCGCAGCCGCAGCCGGGATGCGACGTGGTCCCGGCGATTCGCAGGGTCGGGGACGATGCGGAATCAGGGGGCGGGGAGTCGGGAGGAGATCATCGCTGCAGCGCGGCGCGTCTTCGCGCGGCACGGGATCGAGAAGACGACCATCACCGACATCGTCCGGGAGGCGCGCGTCGGCCGCGCCACGTTCTACAAGATGTTCCACGGCAGGGACGCGATCTTCCGGGCCGTGCTCGAGAGGGAGATCGGGAACATCCTCTCCGAGGTGCGGGCGGCGGTCGACGGAGCGCAGGACACGAGGGGCCGCCTCAAGGTGGCGCTCCTCACGCACATGTCCCTCATTCGCGAGAACGTGAACGTCTACCGCGTCACCGCCGGCGTGCTCGCGGAGATCATGCCGCCGGCGCTGTGGCGCGGCGAGTTCAAGCACATGGTCGACGGCTTCGTGGACCTCTACAGGGACATCCTGGACCGAGGGGCGAGGGAAGGCGAGATCGTGGTGGGCGATCCGACGCGCACGGCGTGGGTGCTCGTGCTGCTTCTGAAGGGGCTGTTCCTGGGAAGCGCGACGGGCGACATTGGAGGGGACAGGGAGTCGGTCGTGGAAGACGTGATCACCATCCTGATGGACGGCATGAGGCCGCGGGGGGCGGGCGCATGAGGCAGGTACACGAAGCGCGGCGGGCGGAGCGCGCCGCGAGGCCGGTTCGCGCAGGCGTCGCGGTCCTGTTGGCGCTTGCGCTCATGGGAGGCGGGCCGGCCGCGGCGGCGGAGCGGCTCGAGCTGACGCTGCGCGAGGCGGTCGAGCTCGGACTCGCCGGGAGCAGAGAGCTCGCTATCGCGGACTCGAAGGTCGTGGCGGCGGACGCGCGGCGAAGCCAGGCCGCGTCCACGTTCTTCCCGCAGCTGTCGGCGTCCGGCTCGTACACGCGGCTGGACGAGGCGCCCTCCATGGACCTCGGGGCGTTCGGCGGCGAGGGGAAGATCTACCTGGGCGACGACGACATCTACTCGATCGGGCTGACGGTGCAGCAGCCGCTCTTCACCGGCGGCGCGCTCCTGTCGGCTCACGGGGCGGCGAGGCACGCGGCGAACGCCGAAGTGCTGGCGCGCCGGAGGTCGGAGGACGAGGCTCGATACGGCATCACCGGCGCGTACCTGGGCCTCGTGCAGGCCCGCGAGGCCCTCAAGGTCATGGACGACGCGGTGGCGCAGATGTCGAGACACCTCGCGGACGTTGAGGCGCTCTACGAGCAGGGCATGATGATCGGGAGCGACGCGTTGCTCGCGCGCGTGCGGATGGCCGAGGTCGAGCTGGGCCGGACGAGGGCCCGGCACGCCGTGAGCCTCGCGAACGCCGCGCTGGCGTTCTCGCTCGGCGTGAGCCTCGACACGGAGATCGAGCCGACCGATCCTCTGGCAGGCGCGGCGCTGCCGGAGAGGAGCCTCGAGGCCTGGACGGGCGCCGCGCTCGCCGCGCGGAGCGATCTCGGCGCGATGCGCGAGGCGGTCGGCGCCGCGGGCAAGGGCGTGTCGATCGCGCGCTCGGGGTACCTCCCGCGCGTGATGGCCATCGGCACGTACGCGTGGGACCGTCCCGACCGCCAGTACGAGCCGGAGTTCTACGAGCACTGGCACGTCACCCTCGCGGCCGAGATGAGCATCTTCGACTGGGGCGCGACCCGCGGTCGCGTCAGGGAAGCCCGGGCCGGGCTCGCGCAGGCCGAGCGGTCGAGGGAGCTCCTCGAGGACGCGGTGAGGCTCGACGTCAGGCGGAGCTTCCTCGCGCGGGAGGAGGCCACCGCGGCCCTCTCCATCGCGGAGGGCGCGGCCGCGCAGGCCAGCGAAGGCCTTCGCGTCGCGCGGGAGAGCTTCCGAAGCGGAGTCGTCACGAGCAGCGCCGTGCTGGACGCCCAGGCGTCCCTCACGGGCGCGGAGATGAGCAGGATCGCCGCGCTGGCCGGGTTGCGGCTGGCGGAGGCGGGGCTGCTGCTGGCGGCCGGCGTGGCCGGGGAGTGAGGAGACGAGCATGACGAGGTCAACGGTACGCTCGGGCGTGGTCGCGCTGACCCTGGTCGCGGTCGTCGCGGCGGGGGGATGCGGCGGCGAGAAGGCCGCCGTCGAGGAACGCGGCAGGGTCCCGGTCGCGGTGGCTCAGGTCGGCGCCGGCACGGTGTCTCCCGTGATGTCGTATTCGGGCACCGTCAAGCCGTGGCGGAAGGTCCTTCTGGGGGCGCAGATCCCGGGACGGGTGGAGAAGCTCCATGTCGACGTGGGCGACAGGGTCACCGAGGGCGACCTCCTGGTCGAACTCGGGGGCGAGCAGCTCACCGAGGCCCGCGCGCGGTTCGCGGCGATCGAGAGCGACCACGAGCGGATGAAGGTCCTCGCGGACCGCGGCGCGATCAGTGAGCAGGCGTTCGAACAGAGCGAGGCGGCGTACAAGGCCGCCAAGGCCGGGTACGACCTCGTGACGGGAAGCGCGCGGCTACGCGCTCCGTTCAGCGGCATCGTCTCCGCGAGGTACCTGGACGAGGGCGAGGTCTTCACGCTCATGTCCATGATGACGCCCTCTCCGGCGGTCCTCGAGATCGTCAAGATCGACACGGTGAAGGTGGAGATCCGCGTCGCTGAGCGAGAGAAGGCCCTCGTCTCGAGCGGGCTCGCAGCCGAGGTCACGTCCTCGGCGCTCCGCGGGCGCACCCTTCGCGGCGAGGTCACGCGGGTCGACCCGATCCTCGACGCGATGTCCCGCACGGCCGCGGCGGACGTCGTCGTGGCCAATCCCGGTGAGGTCCTCAGACCGGGGATGTTCGCCGACGTCGCCCTGGCGCTCTCTCCACGCTCGGCCCTCCTCGTGCCGCGCGACGCGCTCGTGCGCCAGGAGGGAACGGCGGCGTTCTACGTCTACGTCGTCGACGGAGGAGTCGCCCGGCGGCGCGACCTCAGGCTCGGCGAGAGCTTCGGCGAGTCCGTCGAGGTGCTGGCGGGCCTCGAGGACGGCGAGTCGGTGGTGACGGCCGGCCGCTACCGCCTGCGCGACGGAGCGGAGGTCGAGATCGTCGAGGCCCCGGCCGCGGCCAGCGCCGGTGAGGAGGAGGCGGGCCGATGAACCTCTCCGGGTTCGCCGTCAAGCGCCCCATCGCTGTCTTCATGCTCTTCATCGCGATCGCCATCTTCGGCGTGCTGAGCTTCGTCAGGCTCCCCGTCGACCTCATGCCCTCGTTCGAGTTCCCGATGGTGAGCGTCATCACCTACTACCTCGGCGCCGGCTCCGAGGACATCGAGACGAACGTCACCGAGCCCATCGAGGACGCGCTCTCGACCCTCAGCGGCGTCGAGCACGTGGACTCGGTCTCCCAGAACAACCTGTCGGTCGTGACCGTGCAGTTCGCGTTCGGCACCGACCTGTCGGAGGCGGCGAGCGACATCCGCGAGCAGCTCGACGCGCTCAGGCAGTTCCTCCCGAGCGACATCGAGCCGCCCGCGCTCATGAAGATGAGCTCGGCGAGCATCCCGATCCTCGTGATGGGCGCGACCGCCCGCGAGAGCTACCCGGGGCTGCGCCACATCATGAAGACGCAGGTGGTCGACCCGCTCAAGTCCGTGCCGGGCGTGGCCGAGGTCATGTTCGTCGGCGGGCCCCAGCGCGAGATCCAGGTGCGAGTCGATCCCAGGAAGCTCGAGGCCACGGGGATCTCGCTGGACCGGGTCCTCGGCGCCCTCAAGGCCGAGAACCTCGACATGCCGGCGGGCCAGGTCCGCATCGGCTGGTCCGACTACACCGTGCGCGTGCCCGGGCAGCTCACGTCGGCCGACGAGATCGCGCGCGTGGTGGTCGGGCAGCACATGGGAAGGCTCATCCACCTCAGGGACATCGCGGAGATCGAGGATGCGTTCGCGGAGTCCTGGATGGAGGCGAGGGCGGACCGCGAGCCGGGCGTCGTGTTCTTCGTGTCGAAGCAGGCGGGCACGAACTCCGTCGCCATCTCGAAGGCCGCCATGGCGAAGCTCGAGCAGATCAAGGACGATCTGCCGCCGGACGTTCACATCTTCACGTTCTGGAACACCTCGGACTTCATCGAGCGGGCGATCCGGAACCTGAGCACGGCCGTGTACTACGGCGGTCTCTGCGTCATTCTCATCGTGCTCTTCTTCCTCAGGCGGCTCCGGGGAACGCTGGTCATCGCGCTCACGATCCCCGTGTCGGTCGTCACGGCGTTCTTCGCGATGTACGTCGCGGGGTACACGATCAACCTCGTGACGCTCATGAGCCTCTCGATCGCCGTCGGCATGGTCGTCGACGCGGCGATCGTCGTCCTCGAGAACATCACGCGGCACGTCGAGGCGGGCGAGAAGGTGCGGGAGGCGTCCACATACGGCCCGTCGGAGATCGGCCTTGCGGTCACCGCGGCCGCTGCGACGACGATCGTCGTGTTCGTGCCGATGCTCTTTGCCAGCGGGCTCACGGGAGTGCTGTTCAAACAGCTCGCCCTCATCATCATCGTGATGATCACGGCCTCGCTCTTCACGGCGCTCACGCTCACGCCGGCGCTGACCTCCACCCTTCTCCGGCGCGAGTACGCGGCGCCGGCCCGCGGCGGGCGGCTCTCGTGGTTCTTCGACGCGGGGGAGCGCTTCCTCAGGGTCGTGGACGAGCGCTACGCGCGACTGCTCGCGGCCGCGCTCCGGCGCAGGAAGAGGACCGTGCTCGTCGCCGTCGGGATCTTCGTCGTCACGATGGCGCTCGCGGGGTTCGTGAAGACCGAGTTCTTCCCGACGCCGGACAGCGGCGAGATCGAGATGATCCTCGAGGTCACGCCGGGGACGCACCTCGAGCGGACGATGGAGATCATCGGGGAGATCGAGGACCACATCGTGGCCGAGGTGCCCGAGAGGGAGTACCTCTACAGCTTCGCCGGCGAGATGGGCGGCTGGGCGGTCGTCCAGGGCGAGAAGGAGGGCACGCACGTCGGGCGGGTCGGCCTCAAGCTCGTGGACAGGGAGAGGCGCGAGAGGACGTCCGAGGAGGTCGGCGACCTCCTCCGGAAGAAGGCGAAGTCCATGCCGGACGTCGTCAAGGTGAACGTGCGCGCCGGAAGCTCGATCGGCCAGTTCTTCGGCATGGGCGTCGTTCCGATCTCCGTGCAGCTCAAGGGCCGCGACATGGACGAGCTGGAGAGGATCGGCGTTCTTGTCCGTGACGCGATCCGGAAGGTGCCGGGCACCGTGGACATCGAACTCGACACGGGCGATCCGCGGCCGGAGTTCCACGTCATCGTCAACCGCGAGCGGGCGGCCGCGGTCGGCCTCAACACGTACCTCATCTCCTCGGCCCTCCAGACGCACATCTCGGGCACCGACGCGACGAGGCTTCGCGAGAGCGGAGAGGAGTGGGACGTCGTCGTGAGGGCGCCCCAAGGGCGCCGCGCGACGCTCGAGGACATCCTGGCGCTTCCCATCCCCACGATGGCCGGCGGGGCGGTGCGGCTCTCGTCCGTGGCCGACGTGCAGCTCGGCGTCGCCCCCACGGAGATCCGTCACCGTGACCAGGAGCGGATCGTGAAGGTCGAGGGACGCCTCCTCGGGCGTCCGCTGGGTGAGGTGACGGGCGACATCCGGAAGGCGCTGGCCGACATCGAGGTGCCGCCGTCCGTGCGCGTGGACTTCGGCGGTGACGTCGAACAGCAGGGCCGCGCGTTCCGCGACCTCGCGCTGTTGCTCATGCTGTCCATCGTGCTCGTCTACATGGTCATGGCGGCGCAGTTCGAGTCGCTCATCGATCCGTTCATCGTGATGTTCTCGGTGCCCTTCGCGTTCGTCGGGGTCATCTGGGCGTTTCTCATCACGGGCACGACGCTCGCGCTCACGTCGTTCCTCGGCGTCATCATGCTCGTGGGCATCGTCGTCAACAATGCCATCGTGCTCGTTGACTACACGAACATCACGAGGAGGCGGGGAACTCCGCTCGCGGAGGCCGTGCTGGCGGCCGGCCGTCGCCGCCTGCGCCCGGTCCTCATGACGACGTTCACGACGATCTTCGGCATGATCCCGCTCGCCGTCATGCGCGCCACGGGGTCGGAGGTCTGGCGGCCGCTCGGCGTCGCGATGATCGGGGGGCTCCTGGTGGCGACGCTCGTGACGCTCGTGCTCGTGCCGACCGTCTACGCCGTCTTCGAGACCAGGTTCAGGCGCTTCGAGGAGAACACAGCATGAAGCTCATCCTGATGACGTACTACGTCGGGTTCCACGACGAGGTCATGGCCGCGCTCAGGGAGTGCGGAGTGCGCTGCTACACGCGGTGGCGGGAGGTGGAGGGGCGGTGCTCCTGCGGGGATGCGCGCGACGGCACCCAGGTCTGGCCCGGGATGAACTCGGCGCTCATGGTCGTCGTGGACGCGGACCACGCGCGGCGGGTCCTCGACGCGATCGCGCGGTTCAACGCGACGATCAGAGAGGGCGGTGTGGACGCCTACGTCGTCGAGGTGACGGAGTCGGTGCTGGCAGGAAGCCCCTGAGGCGCGGCGCGCGGGCGGCTCAGCCGGGGTAGCTCTCGAAGAGCCTGCCCCACGGGCTCTCTCGCTTCCACCGCTCGACCACCGGCCTGCCCCTGAGCGGGTACCAGATCCGGTCGTGATAGGTCTCGCTCGCGAAGATGAAGATCTTCACGATGGGGGTCTGGAAGAGAAGCTTCTGGAAGACCCTGAGCGGCGAACGCCACAGGAGCATTCCCGTCCCCGTCCCGAGGTTGACGCCGACCTTGAATCCCCAGCGCTCGGCGGCGGCCTCCTCGTCGCCCACGATCTCGATCTTCCTCGGATCGCCCTGCCCCAGGCCCGCCTCGGTGGCCCGCGCGATGTAGCGGACGGCCATCGGGTCGAAGCCCATCATCGCCGCGGCGACCGCGTCGATGGCGACCGGGTCCGCCGACGCGAGGATGACGTCCTTCCGGTGCGGCACGAGCGTGCGCGGCCCCGGGCCGCTTCCCGCCGTCGTCCCGTCCATCGTCGCGAAGATGCCGGAGTGGATCTCGCGCTGGATCGCGAGCAGGTCCACGAGCGTGTCGTGGATCCACGTGTGGGTCATGTGCCGGTTCACGCACAGGAGTCCTCCGAACGCGTTCTTCATCGCGCCCGTCGTGACCGTGTAGCTGTGCGTCTTCACGGTCGGCAGGTGCACGATGTTCTTGCCGAAGAAGAAGTCGGGGATGTTGATCCCGTCGGGGTAGACGCGGTCGAGCGCGAGCATCCTCGCCTTGGGTCGGTAGGGCACCCAGCTCATGTCGGCGGGCTCGAAGTTGTACTTCACGGGGACCCCGTGCTTGGCGAGCACGGGTCCGAGCTTGTTGTAGCGGTCGCCGAGGTCCGCGATGGTGACGACCGTCTTGTTGTGCACGTCCACGAGGTCGGAGAGGCCGGCGTCCCTGAGACCGAGGATGGTCCCCTCGAGCTGCCACGGCGTCGTGTTGGACGACGGGTACATGAGGTGCCAGCTGATGTTGTCCTTGAGAATGCTCGTCGCGGAGGCGTCGAGCGCGTCCCGCGCGCCGGCGAGATCGCACAGCCTCCTGTAGTCCTCGAGCACCGACTCCGGACGCGTCCGGAGGACCGCAACGCGCGAGCCTGCCACAGCGCCTCCTTGGCAAAGGGCGGCCTGCCGCCTGCCGGCAGCACGCCGCCCCGGGTCGCCTGGTGCCGAAGGGGGGACTCGAACCCCCGCAGGGTTTGCCCCTACTGCGCCCTGAACGCAGCGCGTCTACCAATTCCGCCACTTCGGCTGACTGCCGACGGTCAGTCTAGCGCGGATGCCGCGCCAAGTCAACCCGCGAGGGGGACCGCACTTGCGGCCCCGCGCGGCCTCTGCTAGGATTCGTTCCTGGCGGGCGCGGCGTGACGGACGGGCGTCAGACGGCGCGCGCTGGCGTCAGGCGGGGGCACCGGGCCGGTCCGGAGCCCGGGGGGCGGGGCCGTGGGCGACGAGGC
This region includes:
- a CDS encoding TetR/AcrR family transcriptional regulator; protein product: MRNQGAGSREEIIAAARRVFARHGIEKTTITDIVREARVGRATFYKMFHGRDAIFRAVLEREIGNILSEVRAAVDGAQDTRGRLKVALLTHMSLIRENVNVYRVTAGVLAEIMPPALWRGEFKHMVDGFVDLYRDILDRGAREGEIVVGDPTRTAWVLVLLLKGLFLGSATGDIGGDRESVVEDVITILMDGMRPRGAGA
- a CDS encoding TolC family protein, translating into MRQVHEARRAERAARPVRAGVAVLLALALMGGGPAAAAERLELTLREAVELGLAGSRELAIADSKVVAADARRSQAASTFFPQLSASGSYTRLDEAPSMDLGAFGGEGKIYLGDDDIYSIGLTVQQPLFTGGALLSAHGAARHAANAEVLARRRSEDEARYGITGAYLGLVQAREALKVMDDAVAQMSRHLADVEALYEQGMMIGSDALLARVRMAEVELGRTRARHAVSLANAALAFSLGVSLDTEIEPTDPLAGAALPERSLEAWTGAALAARSDLGAMREAVGAAGKGVSIARSGYLPRVMAIGTYAWDRPDRQYEPEFYEHWHVTLAAEMSIFDWGATRGRVREARAGLAQAERSRELLEDAVRLDVRRSFLAREEATAALSIAEGAAAQASEGLRVARESFRSGVVTSSAVLDAQASLTGAEMSRIAALAGLRLAEAGLLLAAGVAGE
- a CDS encoding efflux RND transporter periplasmic adaptor subunit, coding for MTRSTVRSGVVALTLVAVVAAGGCGGEKAAVEERGRVPVAVAQVGAGTVSPVMSYSGTVKPWRKVLLGAQIPGRVEKLHVDVGDRVTEGDLLVELGGEQLTEARARFAAIESDHERMKVLADRGAISEQAFEQSEAAYKAAKAGYDLVTGSARLRAPFSGIVSARYLDEGEVFTLMSMMTPSPAVLEIVKIDTVKVEIRVAEREKALVSSGLAAEVTSSALRGRTLRGEVTRVDPILDAMSRTAAADVVVANPGEVLRPGMFADVALALSPRSALLVPRDALVRQEGTAAFYVYVVDGGVARRRDLRLGESFGESVEVLAGLEDGESVVTAGRYRLRDGAEVEIVEAPAAASAGEEEAGR
- a CDS encoding efflux RND transporter permease subunit; protein product: MNLSGFAVKRPIAVFMLFIAIAIFGVLSFVRLPVDLMPSFEFPMVSVITYYLGAGSEDIETNVTEPIEDALSTLSGVEHVDSVSQNNLSVVTVQFAFGTDLSEAASDIREQLDALRQFLPSDIEPPALMKMSSASIPILVMGATARESYPGLRHIMKTQVVDPLKSVPGVAEVMFVGGPQREIQVRVDPRKLEATGISLDRVLGALKAENLDMPAGQVRIGWSDYTVRVPGQLTSADEIARVVVGQHMGRLIHLRDIAEIEDAFAESWMEARADREPGVVFFVSKQAGTNSVAISKAAMAKLEQIKDDLPPDVHIFTFWNTSDFIERAIRNLSTAVYYGGLCVILIVLFFLRRLRGTLVIALTIPVSVVTAFFAMYVAGYTINLVTLMSLSIAVGMVVDAAIVVLENITRHVEAGEKVREASTYGPSEIGLAVTAAAATTIVVFVPMLFASGLTGVLFKQLALIIIVMITASLFTALTLTPALTSTLLRREYAAPARGGRLSWFFDAGERFLRVVDERYARLLAAALRRRKRTVLVAVGIFVVTMALAGFVKTEFFPTPDSGEIEMILEVTPGTHLERTMEIIGEIEDHIVAEVPEREYLYSFAGEMGGWAVVQGEKEGTHVGRVGLKLVDRERRERTSEEVGDLLRKKAKSMPDVVKVNVRAGSSIGQFFGMGVVPISVQLKGRDMDELERIGVLVRDAIRKVPGTVDIELDTGDPRPEFHVIVNRERAAAVGLNTYLISSALQTHISGTDATRLRESGEEWDVVVRAPQGRRATLEDILALPIPTMAGGAVRLSSVADVQLGVAPTEIRHRDQERIVKVEGRLLGRPLGEVTGDIRKALADIEVPPSVRVDFGGDVEQQGRAFRDLALLLMLSIVLVYMVMAAQFESLIDPFIVMFSVPFAFVGVIWAFLITGTTLALTSFLGVIMLVGIVVNNAIVLVDYTNITRRRGTPLAEAVLAAGRRRLRPVLMTTFTTIFGMIPLAVMRATGSEVWRPLGVAMIGGLLVATLVTLVLVPTVYAVFETRFRRFEENTA
- a CDS encoding DUF362 domain-containing protein translates to MAGSRVAVLRTRPESVLEDYRRLCDLAGARDALDASATSILKDNISWHLMYPSSNTTPWQLEGTILGLRDAGLSDLVDVHNKTVVTIADLGDRYNKLGPVLAKHGVPVKYNFEPADMSWVPYRPKARMLALDRVYPDGINIPDFFFGKNIVHLPTVKTHSYTVTTGAMKNAFGGLLCVNRHMTHTWIHDTLVDLLAIQREIHSGIFATMDGTTAGSGPGPRTLVPHRKDVILASADPVAIDAVAAAMMGFDPMAVRYIARATEAGLGQGDPRKIEIVGDEEAAAERWGFKVGVNLGTGTGMLLWRSPLRVFQKLLFQTPIVKIFIFASETYHDRIWYPLRGRPVVERWKRESPWGRLFESYPG